A stretch of Pseudomonadota bacterium DNA encodes these proteins:
- a CDS encoding glycosyltransferase produces the protein MRHHHRSVHHPESDDAEQLDLSVVIPAFQEGRKIGRDIRAADAFLRARGLRGEIIVVDDGSADDTAERARHLQDEVANLFVMSYSPNRGKGYAVRRGVERARGDIVMFADAGLCVPYDAALQGLALLWLDMCDVAHGSRRARGGARRAQPLLQRVGSQIHRWLVHLIMGVPLRISDTQCGFKLYKREVARRLYGEVITDGFMFDVEAIMRALQHNLRILEFPVPFSNDTDTRFHPLWGTVRNITELARIRRAVSQGAPRSRAGAR, from the coding sequence ATGCGCCATCATCATCGCAGCGTTCATCACCCCGAGAGCGACGACGCCGAGCAGCTCGATCTCAGCGTGGTCATTCCGGCGTTTCAAGAGGGTCGAAAGATCGGTCGCGATATTCGCGCCGCCGATGCGTTTCTGCGGGCGCGCGGCCTGCGCGGCGAGATCATCGTGGTCGATGACGGCTCGGCCGATGACACCGCCGAGCGGGCCCGCCATCTGCAAGACGAGGTGGCGAATCTCTTCGTGATGTCGTATTCTCCGAACCGAGGAAAAGGGTATGCCGTGCGCAGGGGAGTCGAGCGCGCACGAGGCGATATCGTGATGTTCGCCGATGCCGGGCTGTGCGTGCCGTATGACGCGGCGCTGCAAGGCCTCGCGCTGCTCTGGCTCGACATGTGCGATGTGGCGCATGGGTCGCGTCGCGCTCGGGGTGGAGCGCGCCGGGCGCAGCCGCTCTTGCAACGTGTGGGCTCGCAGATCCATCGCTGGCTCGTGCACCTCATCATGGGAGTTCCGCTGCGCATCTCTGATACCCAGTGCGGATTCAAGCTGTACAAGCGCGAGGTGGCGCGTCGCCTCTACGGCGAGGTCATCACCGATGGCTTCATGTTCGACGTCGAGGCGATCATGCGCGCGCTTCAGCACAACCTGCGCATCCTCGAGTTTCCCGTGCCGTTCTCCAATGACACGGACACCCGCTTCCATCCGCTGTGGGGAACGGTGCGCAACATCACCGAGCTGGCTCGCATCCGTCGCGCGGTCAGCCAAGGCGCGCCTCGATCTCGCGCAGGCGCGCGCTGA
- a CDS encoding glycosyltransferase, with protein MDAAGRRWPRAHPLWRFRDGSVDIIARHVPRLAFHTSKPDGGQSAAIAAGLARAPCGPDDIMACLNADDLYMPGALRFVAEYMARHPEVDAVYGHRVIIDETGLETGRWFTHRHNARITLAVDLVPQETLFWRRRVYDKAGGIDPAFRFAMDWDLITRFISAGAHMVRLPWFLGAFRVHSTSKTSTLWESVGAVEADRIRVARHRRPLRPVEVLAPWYHATIEANMLAWLWRWGARL; from the coding sequence GTGGATGCCGCGGGTCGTCGATGGCCTCGGGCTCACCCGCTATGGCGATTTCGCGACGGCAGCGTCGACATCATCGCCCGTCACGTTCCCCGGCTGGCGTTCCACACCAGCAAACCGGACGGCGGCCAGAGCGCCGCCATCGCGGCTGGCCTGGCCCGAGCACCCTGTGGCCCCGACGACATCATGGCCTGCCTCAACGCTGATGATCTGTACATGCCGGGCGCCCTGCGCTTCGTCGCAGAGTACATGGCGCGACACCCCGAGGTCGACGCGGTCTACGGCCATCGGGTCATCATCGACGAGACCGGGCTCGAGACCGGTCGCTGGTTCACCCATCGACACAATGCACGCATCACCCTGGCCGTCGACCTGGTGCCGCAGGAAACCCTCTTCTGGCGCAGGCGCGTCTATGACAAGGCGGGGGGCATCGATCCGGCATTTCGCTTCGCCATGGACTGGGACCTCATCACCCGCTTCATCAGCGCGGGTGCACACATGGTTCGGCTGCCGTGGTTCCTGGGGGCGTTTCGCGTGCACAGCACGTCGAAGACGTCGACCCTCTGGGAATCGGTGGGCGCTGTCGAGGCCGACCGCATCCGCGTCGCCCGCCACAGACGCCCCCTTCGCCCGGTCGAGGTTCTCGCACCCTGGTATCACGCCACGATCGAGGCCAACATGCTGGCGTGGCTGTGGCGGTGGGGAGCTCGGCTGTGA